In Musa acuminata AAA Group cultivar baxijiao chromosome BXJ2-3, Cavendish_Baxijiao_AAA, whole genome shotgun sequence, the following proteins share a genomic window:
- the LOC135607134 gene encoding heavy metal-associated isoprenylated plant protein 32-like, giving the protein MSKEEDIKFLKIQTCILKVNIHCDGCKKKVKKLLHKVDGVYTTSIDAEQGKVTVSGDVDPATLVKKLAKAGKHAELLAPKGGNNSSSNQAQKSQPQQGKGQQKDNNAKPQKGGNGGGGGGGGGGGGKDQKGQQPQQTPQQQQLLLQQQQQMLHQMKGSKDLQLPQLKPFNLPPPKEPKAVSFALPPKGGDDYDEEDDFDDDFDDDEMDELDCFDADVDDDFKNIKITPAVGVPNGNTVKGNNKGGGNGGGAKKAGEQNQGMCNNGVPKNGNGGGGKKGGCGNQNQCQGVGSASKNGGGAAPQDGHNDGSDIKNPPNGHGNGQAGKSGTANGAKKGCGKNEMGGGGGHPMINPGMIGQGFPGMAMGPQMGNVPVAATAAQGVPPHNYYQGVGTVAPPPDVVPIANPYQQQQYMAAMMQQQQQLQLQQQQQQRMMMMMNAHDRSFQPTMTGYARPPPPPVYLPPVPAAVPHHGEPYTTFFSDENTSSGCSIM; this is encoded by the exons AGTAAAGAAGAAGACATCAAGTTCCTCAAGATACAG ACATGCATCCTTAAAGTGAACATACACTGTGATGGATGTAAGAAGAAGGTCAAGAAACTGCTTCACAAAGTTGATG GGGTGTACACAACCAGTATAGATGCAGAGCAGGGGAAGGTGACTGTATCAGGTGATGTTGATCCTGCCACCCTCGTCAAGAAGCTTGCCAAGGCTGGCAAACACGCAGAGCTGTTAGCTCCGAAGGGtggcaacaacagcagcagcaaccaGGCCCAGAAGTCACAGCCGCAACAGGGCAAGGGGCAGCAGAAGGACAATAATGCGAAGCCTCAGAAGGGTGGGaatggcggtggcggcggcggcggtggtggtggaggagggaaAGACCAAAAAGGTCAGCAGCCTCAGCAAACaccacagcagcagcagctgctacTTCAACAACAGCAGCAGATGCTGCATCAAATGAAAGGGTCCAAAGACCTACAATTGCCACAGTTGAAGCCATTCAATTTACCCCCTCCGAAGGAGCCCAAAGCTGTCAGCTTTGCGTTGCCTCCTAAAGGCGGCGATGACTACGACGAGGAGGACGATTTCGATGACGACTTTGACGACGACGAGATGGACGAGCTCGACTGCTTCGACGCCGACGTCGACGACGACTTCAAGAACATCAAGATCACGCCCGCGGTCGGGGTACCGAACGGGAACACTGTGAAGGGTAATAACAAAGGAGGAGGTAACGGCGGCGGGGCTAAGAAGGCTGGAGAACAGAACCAAGGCATGTGTAACAACGGTGTACCGAAGAATGGCAATGGTGGTGGTGGTAAGAAGGGTGGCTGTGGAAACCAAAACCAGTGTCAAGGCGTTGGATCTGCATCGAAGAATGGTGGTGGCGCTGCGCCACAAGATGGCCATAACGATGGCAGTGACATCAAGAACCCTCCCAATGGTCACGGCAATGGCCAAGCTGGGAAAAGTGGCACCGCCAACGGAGCAAAGAAAGGATGTGGGAAGAATGAAATGGGCGGCGGAGGAGGCCATCCCATGATCAATCCGGGCATGATTGGCCAAGGCTTCCCCGGCATGGCAATGGGACCTCAGATGGGTAACGTTCcggtggcggcgacggcagcgCAAGGAGTCCCACCTCACAATTACTATCAGGGAGTTGGCACGGTGGCGCCGCCGCCCGATGTGGTACCCATTGCCAATCCATATCAGCAGCAGCAGTACATGGCCGCCatgatgcagcagcagcagcaactgcagcttcagcagcaacaacaacagagaatgatgatgatgatgaacgcCCATGACCGCAGCTTCCAGCCGACGATGACGGGCTACGCCCGGCCACCCCCGCCGCCGGTGTACCTGCCGCCGGTGCCAGCGGCCGTCCCACATCATGGTGAGCCCTACACCACCTTCTTCAGTGATGAGAACACCAGCAGTGGCTGCTCAATCATGTGA